A genomic region of Friedmanniella luteola contains the following coding sequences:
- the lepB gene encoding signal peptidase I, protein MRWKGVAAVAALIAGVAGARLSVFDPVRVSSGSMAPTVCTGDLVVIDHLAPRRGVAVDDIITFRSPTEGTEQIKRVVAVAGQRVGIADAQLVVDGREVEEPYVDLATIDGVYFGPVLVPAGTVFVMGDARELSVDSRAFGPVPLDTVDGRLSGRLWSAC, encoded by the coding sequence ATGCGCTGGAAGGGCGTCGCGGCGGTCGCTGCGCTGATCGCCGGTGTGGCGGGGGCTCGGCTCAGCGTGTTCGATCCCGTGCGGGTCTCCTCCGGGAGCATGGCGCCGACGGTCTGCACCGGGGACCTGGTGGTCATCGACCACCTCGCTCCCCGGCGCGGCGTCGCCGTCGACGACATCATCACCTTCCGCTCCCCGACCGAGGGCACCGAGCAGATCAAGCGGGTCGTCGCGGTGGCCGGCCAGCGGGTCGGCATCGCCGACGCCCAGCTGGTCGTCGACGGCCGGGAGGTCGAGGAGCCCTACGTCGACCTCGCGACCATCGACGGCGTCTACTTCGGCCCCGTGCTCGTCCCCGCGGGCACCGTCTTCGTCATGGGCGACGCCCGCGAGCTGTCGGTCGACTCGCGGGCCTTCGGGCCCGTCCCGCTCGACACCGTGGACGGCCGGCTCTCCGGACGTCTCTGGTCGGCCTGCTGA
- a CDS encoding response regulator transcription factor, whose protein sequence is MTVADEGPPVDGDGQERTVLVVDDHRSFAEMLAAALDGAPGLRCVGLAGSAAEGVALARKLQPDIVVMDIQMPREDGLVATSRVREVAPDALVAVLTAHASPEWVGRAAQAGASAFVPKNGSLQEMLDVLAGLQRGQLVVAPSAFRVVTSGAPPADLPELSQREVQVLRLLADGTAVKELAPALGITLNTARGYVKSVRQKLNATSQLEAVLKARELGLLDD, encoded by the coding sequence GTGACGGTTGCCGACGAGGGTCCGCCGGTGGACGGCGACGGCCAGGAGCGGACGGTGCTGGTGGTCGACGACCACCGCTCGTTCGCCGAGATGCTGGCCGCGGCCCTCGACGGGGCTCCCGGGCTCCGTTGCGTCGGCCTGGCCGGTTCCGCCGCCGAGGGGGTGGCCCTGGCCCGGAAGCTGCAGCCCGACATCGTCGTGATGGACATCCAGATGCCCCGGGAGGACGGCCTGGTGGCGACCAGCCGGGTCCGGGAGGTCGCTCCCGACGCGCTCGTCGCGGTCCTGACCGCGCACGCGTCGCCGGAGTGGGTCGGCCGTGCCGCCCAGGCCGGCGCCTCGGCGTTCGTGCCCAAGAACGGCTCGCTGCAGGAGATGCTCGACGTGCTGGCCGGGCTGCAGCGGGGGCAGCTGGTGGTGGCGCCCTCGGCGTTCCGGGTGGTGACCAGCGGGGCCCCGCCGGCCGACCTCCCGGAGCTGAGCCAGCGGGAGGTGCAGGTGCTGCGGCTGCTCGCCGACGGCACGGCCGTCAAGGAGCTCGCCCCGGCCCTCGGCATCACCCTCAACACCGCCCGCGGCTACGTGAAGTCGGTGCGGCAGAAGCTGAACGCGACCAGCCAGCTCGAGGCCGTCCTGAAGGCCCGCGAGCTCGGTCTGCTCGACGACTGA
- a CDS encoding peroxidase family protein codes for MPHRAQTATCPFTGRTAAPSASPAPAGDHRGADPARREVRRRTVLGAAVAALVASGLQAGPLGAVRAAAAGRRALRGTHGQSLRGLDVAAKLGRDREARFGLMFKKLPAYAPSDALLKTLARRMDDGKAPLSDVRFSDPDSDTSMPAGYIYFGQFADHDITLDKTPLTLQQQDPRGATNYDSPRFDLGSVYGGGPTANPELYDPARPGYLLVSEHDGIVDLPRDAVGAAFLGDPRNDENLIVAQLHTVFLRLHNTLRDSGLTFEQARQQARFHFQWLIVHDFLPRLVGQGVVDAILARRADGTLTARTSFYKPRNAAKPYMPVEFSGAAYRYGHSMIRAEYEMQDQHTVPLFAQDGYEDLRGSRPIPHDLWVDWNYFFDIPGLSSPDDRNMGRRIDTQISLPLSTLPPTVVAPTAGAILALAERNLLRGKRLGLPCGQDVAAAMGLKPLTNAQLGGLPEAGWSKKAPLWYYVLKEAELGGGQRLGPVGGRIVAEVFLGLLAMDPTSYFTLRPRFDPGAGFTVGDLILKAGAFDPRGLPQPQLPEEPDVPEEPDVPEEELEPVPLDPDEEIDPEAVIPLPGDV; via the coding sequence ATGCCGCACCGCGCCCAGACCGCCACCTGCCCGTTCACCGGGCGGACCGCCGCACCGTCCGCCTCGCCGGCGCCGGCCGGGGACCACCGGGGAGCCGACCCGGCCCGCCGGGAGGTCCGGCGTCGGACCGTCCTCGGGGCCGCCGTCGCCGCCCTCGTCGCGAGCGGCCTGCAGGCGGGCCCGCTGGGGGCGGTCCGGGCGGCCGCGGCCGGTCGTCGGGCGCTCCGCGGCACCCACGGCCAGAGCCTGCGCGGGCTCGACGTCGCCGCCAAGCTGGGTCGCGACCGCGAGGCCCGCTTCGGGCTGATGTTCAAGAAGCTGCCGGCCTACGCCCCCTCCGACGCCCTGCTCAAGACGCTGGCCCGGCGGATGGACGACGGCAAGGCCCCGTTGTCGGACGTGCGGTTCAGCGACCCGGACAGCGACACCTCGATGCCCGCGGGCTACATCTACTTCGGCCAGTTCGCCGACCACGACATCACCCTCGACAAGACGCCGTTGACCCTGCAGCAGCAGGACCCCCGCGGGGCGACGAACTACGACTCACCCCGCTTCGACCTGGGCAGCGTGTACGGGGGCGGGCCCACCGCCAACCCCGAGCTGTACGACCCGGCGCGGCCGGGCTACCTGCTGGTCAGCGAGCACGACGGCATCGTCGACCTGCCGCGCGACGCCGTCGGCGCGGCCTTCCTCGGCGACCCGCGCAACGACGAGAACCTGATCGTGGCGCAGCTGCACACCGTGTTCCTGCGGCTGCACAACACGCTCCGCGACTCCGGGCTCACCTTCGAGCAGGCCCGCCAGCAGGCCCGGTTCCACTTCCAGTGGCTGATCGTGCACGACTTCCTCCCCCGGCTGGTCGGCCAGGGGGTCGTCGACGCGATCCTGGCCCGCCGGGCCGACGGCACGCTGACCGCGCGGACGTCCTTCTACAAGCCGCGGAACGCGGCGAAGCCCTACATGCCGGTGGAGTTCTCCGGCGCCGCCTACCGCTACGGGCACTCCATGATCCGGGCCGAGTACGAGATGCAGGACCAGCACACCGTGCCGCTGTTCGCCCAGGACGGCTACGAGGACCTGCGCGGCAGCCGACCGATCCCGCACGACCTGTGGGTGGACTGGAACTACTTCTTCGACATCCCGGGCCTCAGCTCGCCGGACGACCGGAACATGGGCCGGCGCATCGACACCCAGATCTCCCTGCCGCTCTCGACGCTGCCGCCCACGGTGGTGGCGCCGACCGCCGGGGCCATCCTCGCCCTGGCTGAGCGGAACCTGCTGCGGGGCAAGCGGCTGGGGCTGCCGTGCGGCCAGGACGTGGCGGCGGCGATGGGCCTGAAGCCGCTGACGAACGCGCAGCTGGGCGGGCTGCCGGAGGCGGGCTGGAGCAAGAAGGCGCCGCTCTGGTACTACGTGCTCAAGGAGGCCGAGCTCGGCGGTGGGCAGCGGCTCGGCCCCGTCGGCGGCCGGATCGTCGCCGAGGTGTTCCTCGGCCTGCTGGCGATGGACCCGACGTCCTACTTCACGCTGCGGCCCCGCTTCGACCCGGGCGCCGGCTTCACGGTCGGGGACCTCATCCTCAAGGCGGGCGCCTTCGACCCGCGCGGGCTGCCCCAGCCGCAGCTGCCGGAGGAGCCGGACGTGCCGGAGGAGCCGGACGTGCCCGAGGAGGAGCTGGAGCCGGTGCCGCTGGACCCGGACGAGGAGATCGACCCGGAGGCCGTGATCCCGCTGCCCGGCGACGTCTGA